In one window of Erythrolamprus reginae isolate rEryReg1 chromosome 1, rEryReg1.hap1, whole genome shotgun sequence DNA:
- the AHSA1 gene encoding activator of 90 kDa heat shock protein ATPase homolog 1 isoform X2 yields the protein MCQVPVTKENNCYHHTVTERDASNWSSEKLKTLFLAVRVENADGTCEVTEVSKLDGEASINNRKGKLIFFYEWNIKLSWQGTSKTGVIYKGHVDIPNLSDENDIDDIEISVSLAKDEPDTNLLYLMKLEGAKQISNAMETYISTLKTEFTQGMILPTVNGEQLESQTHPVHKADKRKKNEQVAGNGSASKSVGVKIPTCKIKLKDIFLTSPEDLYRVFITQEMVQAFTHSPAVVEADKGGKFQLLNGNVTGEFVELVSAKQIAMKWRFKSWPEGHSATIMLTFVDKGDETEVCLEGKGIPASEEERTKEGWQRYYFEGIKQTFGYGSRLF from the exons ATGTGCCAGGTTCCAGTAACAAAAGAGAACAACTGTTATCATCATACTGT gACTGAAAGAGATGCATCTAACTGGTCATCAGAGAAATTGAAAACACTTTTTCTGGCTGTTAGAGTAGAGAATGCAGACGGAACTTGTGAAGTGACAGAAGTGAGCAAATTAGATGGGGAAGCCTCTATCAACAATCGCAAAGGAAAACTGATTTTCTTTTATGAATGGAACATAAAATTGTCTTGGCAAG GTACCTCAAAAACAGGTGTAATATATAAAGGCCATGTGGATATTCCCAATCTTTCAGATGAAAATGATATAGATGACATTGAG ATCAGTGTTAGCCTTGCAAAAGATGAACCAGATACAAACCTGCTATACTTGATGAAGCTAGAAGGTGCAAAGCAGATCAGCAACGCTATGGAAACTTACATTAGCACTCTTAAAACAG AATTTACCCAAGGCATGATTCTGCCTACAGTAAATGGTGAACAGTTAGAGTCACAGACACATCCTGTGCATAAAGCAGATAAGCGCAAG AAAAATGAACAAGTTGCTGGCAACGGTTCTGCATCTAAATCAGTTGGAGTGAAGATCCCTACCTGCAAGATAAAGTTGAAGGATATTTTCCTGACATCCCCAGAGGATCTCTACAGAGTATTCATTACCCAGGAG ATGGTGCAAGCTTTTACTCACTCACCTGCTGTTGTGGAGGCTGATAAAGGAGGAAAATTCCAACTGTTAAACGGGAACGTCACTGGCGAGTTCGTTGAACTT gttTCTGCAAAGCAGATTGCTATGAAATGGAGATTTAAGTCCTGGCCGGAGG GACACTCTGCAACTATCATGTTGACCTTCGTCGACAAGGGCGATGAAACAGAAGTCTGCCTAGAAGGGAAGGGCATCCCAGCCAGTGAAGAAGAGAGAACAAAAGAGGGCTGGCAACGTTATTATTTTGAGGGTATTAAACAGACGTTCGGCTATGGATCCCGGTTGTTTTAA
- the AHSA1 gene encoding activator of 90 kDa heat shock protein ATPase homolog 1 isoform X3 translates to MMVVSFCCLELRTERDASNWSSEKLKTLFLAVRVENADGTCEVTEVSKLDGEASINNRKGKLIFFYEWNIKLSWQGTSKTGVIYKGHVDIPNLSDENDIDDIEISVSLAKDEPDTNLLYLMKLEGAKQISNAMETYISTLKTEFTQGMILPTVNGEQLESQTHPVHKADKRKKNEQVAGNGSASKSVGVKIPTCKIKLKDIFLTSPEDLYRVFITQEMVQAFTHSPAVVEADKGGKFQLLNGNVTGEFVELVSAKQIAMKWRFKSWPEGHSATIMLTFVDKGDETEVCLEGKGIPASEEERTKEGWQRYYFEGIKQTFGYGSRLF, encoded by the exons ATGATGGTGGTTTCTTTTTGCTGCCTTGAATTACG gACTGAAAGAGATGCATCTAACTGGTCATCAGAGAAATTGAAAACACTTTTTCTGGCTGTTAGAGTAGAGAATGCAGACGGAACTTGTGAAGTGACAGAAGTGAGCAAATTAGATGGGGAAGCCTCTATCAACAATCGCAAAGGAAAACTGATTTTCTTTTATGAATGGAACATAAAATTGTCTTGGCAAG GTACCTCAAAAACAGGTGTAATATATAAAGGCCATGTGGATATTCCCAATCTTTCAGATGAAAATGATATAGATGACATTGAG ATCAGTGTTAGCCTTGCAAAAGATGAACCAGATACAAACCTGCTATACTTGATGAAGCTAGAAGGTGCAAAGCAGATCAGCAACGCTATGGAAACTTACATTAGCACTCTTAAAACAG AATTTACCCAAGGCATGATTCTGCCTACAGTAAATGGTGAACAGTTAGAGTCACAGACACATCCTGTGCATAAAGCAGATAAGCGCAAG AAAAATGAACAAGTTGCTGGCAACGGTTCTGCATCTAAATCAGTTGGAGTGAAGATCCCTACCTGCAAGATAAAGTTGAAGGATATTTTCCTGACATCCCCAGAGGATCTCTACAGAGTATTCATTACCCAGGAG ATGGTGCAAGCTTTTACTCACTCACCTGCTGTTGTGGAGGCTGATAAAGGAGGAAAATTCCAACTGTTAAACGGGAACGTCACTGGCGAGTTCGTTGAACTT gttTCTGCAAAGCAGATTGCTATGAAATGGAGATTTAAGTCCTGGCCGGAGG GACACTCTGCAACTATCATGTTGACCTTCGTCGACAAGGGCGATGAAACAGAAGTCTGCCTAGAAGGGAAGGGCATCCCAGCCAGTGAAGAAGAGAGAACAAAAGAGGGCTGGCAACGTTATTATTTTGAGGGTATTAAACAGACGTTCGGCTATGGATCCCGGTTGTTTTAA
- the AHSA1 gene encoding activator of 90 kDa heat shock protein ATPase homolog 1 isoform X1, with amino-acid sequence MAKWGEGDPRWIVEQRADATNVNNWHWTERDASNWSSEKLKTLFLAVRVENADGTCEVTEVSKLDGEASINNRKGKLIFFYEWNIKLSWQGTSKTGVIYKGHVDIPNLSDENDIDDIEISVSLAKDEPDTNLLYLMKLEGAKQISNAMETYISTLKTEFTQGMILPTVNGEQLESQTHPVHKADKRKKNEQVAGNGSASKSVGVKIPTCKIKLKDIFLTSPEDLYRVFITQEMVQAFTHSPAVVEADKGGKFQLLNGNVTGEFVELVSAKQIAMKWRFKSWPEGHSATIMLTFVDKGDETEVCLEGKGIPASEEERTKEGWQRYYFEGIKQTFGYGSRLF; translated from the exons ATGGCCAAGTGGGGAGAAGGGGACCCGCGCTGGATCGTGGAGCAGCGCGCCGATGCAACGAACGTCAATAACTGGCATtg gACTGAAAGAGATGCATCTAACTGGTCATCAGAGAAATTGAAAACACTTTTTCTGGCTGTTAGAGTAGAGAATGCAGACGGAACTTGTGAAGTGACAGAAGTGAGCAAATTAGATGGGGAAGCCTCTATCAACAATCGCAAAGGAAAACTGATTTTCTTTTATGAATGGAACATAAAATTGTCTTGGCAAG GTACCTCAAAAACAGGTGTAATATATAAAGGCCATGTGGATATTCCCAATCTTTCAGATGAAAATGATATAGATGACATTGAG ATCAGTGTTAGCCTTGCAAAAGATGAACCAGATACAAACCTGCTATACTTGATGAAGCTAGAAGGTGCAAAGCAGATCAGCAACGCTATGGAAACTTACATTAGCACTCTTAAAACAG AATTTACCCAAGGCATGATTCTGCCTACAGTAAATGGTGAACAGTTAGAGTCACAGACACATCCTGTGCATAAAGCAGATAAGCGCAAG AAAAATGAACAAGTTGCTGGCAACGGTTCTGCATCTAAATCAGTTGGAGTGAAGATCCCTACCTGCAAGATAAAGTTGAAGGATATTTTCCTGACATCCCCAGAGGATCTCTACAGAGTATTCATTACCCAGGAG ATGGTGCAAGCTTTTACTCACTCACCTGCTGTTGTGGAGGCTGATAAAGGAGGAAAATTCCAACTGTTAAACGGGAACGTCACTGGCGAGTTCGTTGAACTT gttTCTGCAAAGCAGATTGCTATGAAATGGAGATTTAAGTCCTGGCCGGAGG GACACTCTGCAACTATCATGTTGACCTTCGTCGACAAGGGCGATGAAACAGAAGTCTGCCTAGAAGGGAAGGGCATCCCAGCCAGTGAAGAAGAGAGAACAAAAGAGGGCTGGCAACGTTATTATTTTGAGGGTATTAAACAGACGTTCGGCTATGGATCCCGGTTGTTTTAA